From Erigeron canadensis isolate Cc75 chromosome 8, C_canadensis_v1, whole genome shotgun sequence, one genomic window encodes:
- the LOC122609943 gene encoding protein NLP7-like isoform X2, with protein MSGGDLIAATSKSKLGDALKSKYKCYGEPDFTTRTNYLTSLQVFGNPDLEEQQKEDDDDEPQSTSFRRQIIKKKITNALMLMSFREPHVLVQFWSPIHVGKRCLLTTLDQPFGLGIVDEGLYQYRSKSEQRVLVVDEEHRDELAPPGRVYCQKLPEWSLDVHSLSTRQCVQDYAACSNIHGYISLPVFEPASGSCVGVLELITSSSYVDYAYEVREVSRALKEENLKSPNVFEDTRLYVADERRQYELYEIFMALKMVCEDQKLPLAQTWALAGYSSIVATSGNLEKVCSSFNKRCIGKACMSTSGLPFYVRDLSMWGFHEACKERHLDKRQGVVGRSLSSHGLCFCGDVTNLSEDEYPLGPYARVNAVASSLAVYMKSLETDVEYVIELFLPPHSENEADLESVVKRLLKTVRQQIKNASRVQLGSMSSPQVIGGIPLHWNPESLSATEKGKSPTKSDDEQPLVENEHNDVDVPISKNQSEVAYVEHVEEDNLKFKPSHSAAAVTNKSVVPCLEVGTEILDDNAWKASKKFDNNADKPRKKRKRSEKTISREEISKHYGKTMEDAAVSLRVSRSTLKRICRSHGIPRWPYKNGPDKNDILPKQDQTVVAIHASEEAQIPLIGAFGEPLDRTDITIEHGKHSSTLVPHQQEQTGLLDHAALPDTTIREKYIDNIAVNATENVMIKATYRENTLKFSFNLSDGLVKLEELVATRFQLIVGSFSLKYVDEDGDMILIACDNDLMASLSAFKQPNIQTLIRLLVWPVVNQNPEA; from the exons ATGAGTGGCGGCGATCTGATAGCAGCAACAAGCAAAAGCAAATTAGGGGATGCCTTAAAATCGAAATATAAATGTTACGGTGAACCTGATTTTACAACAAGAACCAACTATTTGACTTCCCTTCAGGTATTTGGGAACCCAGATCTTGAAGAACAACAAAAAGAAGATGACGACGATGAACCTCAATCCACCA GTTTCCGCCGGCAGATTATTAAGAAGAAAATCACAAATGCACTTATGCTAATGAGTTTTCGTGAGCCACATGTGCTTGTTCAGTTTTGGTCGCCTATTCATGTCGGTAAGCGGTGCTTGCTGACAACTTTGGATCAACCTTTTGGTCTTGGTATTGTTGATGAAGGGCTTTACCAGTATAGGTCGAAGTCCGAGCAGCGTGTGTTGGTTGTGGACGAGGAACACAGGGATGAACTAGCTCCCCCTGGTCGTGTTTATTGCCAAAAGTTGCCAGAATGGAGTTTGGACGTACATAGTTTGTCTACCAGACAATGTGTACAAGATTATGCTGCTTGCTCCAATATCCATGGATATATTAGTTTACCTGTATTTGAACCTGCCAGTGGTTCCTGTGTAGGTGTACTCGAACTTATAACATCATCAAGCTACGTTGATTATGCTTATGAGGTTAGAGAAGTTTCGAGAGCATTAAAG GAAGAGAATCTGAAGTCCCCAAACGTGTTTGAGGATACTAGATTATAT GTTGCAGATGAAAGAAGACAATATGAACTGTATGAAATTTTTATGGCTTTGAAGATGGTTTGTGAGGATCAGAAGTTACCTCTAGCTCAGACATGGGCTTTGGCTGGATACAGCAGTATTGTGGCCACTTCTGGAAATCTAGAGAAGGTCTGTAGTAGTTTCAATAAAAGATGCATAGGGAAAGCCTGCATGTCAACATCTGGTCTACCATTCTATGTTCGGGACTTGAGCATGTGGGGATTCCATGAAGCCTGCAAAGAGAGACACTTGGACAAAAGGCAAGGAGTTGTTGGGAGGTCATTGTCATCTCATGGTTTATGTTTCTGTGGAGATGTAACGAATCTCAGTGAAGACGAATATCCTCTGGGTCCGTATGCGCGTGTGAATGCGGTAGCTAGTAGTTTAGCTGTCTATATGAAAAGTCTTGAAACGGATGTTGAATATGTTATCGAGTTATTTTTGCCACCGCATAGCGAAAACGAGGCAGATTTAGAAAGTGTGGTAAAAAGATTGCTGAAAACAGTGAGGCAGCAGATTAAGAATGCCTCTAGGGTGCAATTAGGTAGTATGTCATCCCCACAAGTCATTGGGGGAATTCCTCTTCATTGGAACCCCGAATCTTTATCGGCTACCGAAAAAGGTAAGTCACCAACAAAGTCGGATGATGAACAGCCGTTGGTGGAGAATGAACATAATGATGTTGATGTTCCGATTTCAAAGAATCAGAGTGAAGTTGCTTATGTAGAGCATGTGGAAGAGGATAATCTAAAATTTAAGCCGTCTCATTCTGCTGCTGCAGTAACAAACAAGAGTGTTGTTCCTTGTTTGGAGGTAGGGACTGAAATTCTTGATGATAATGCATGGAAAGCAAGTAAAAAGTTTGATAATAATGCTGATAAACCAAGGAAAAAAAGGAAGAGATCAGAGAAGACAATTAGTCGCGAGGAAATCAGCAAACATTACGGTAAGACAATGGAGGACGCTGCAGTTAGCCTTCGTG tTAGCAGATCCACTTTAAAGCGCATTTGCAGGAGTCATGGTATACCAAGGTGGCCATATAAGAACGGCCCTGATAAGAATGATATTCTTCCAAAGCAGGACCAAACAGTTGTAGCCATCCATGCATCCGAAGAAGCACAAATCCCGCTAATTGGTGCTTTTGGTGAACCATTAGATAGAACGGATATAACTATTGAACATGGTAAGCATAGTTCCACACTTGTACCCCATCAACAGGAACAAACAGGTCTGCTTGATCATGCTGCATTGCCTGACACAACCATCAGAGAGAAATATATCGATAATATAGCAGTCAATGCAACGGAAAATGTGATGATTAAGGCAACATACAGAGAGAATACTTTGAAGTTTTCATTCAACCTTTCTGATGGATTGGTAAAGTTGGAGGAGTTGGTTGCAACAAGGTTTCAGCTAATAGTTGGAAGCTTTAGCCTCAAATATGTAGACGAAGATGGTGACATGATATTGATTGCTTGTGATAATGACTTAATGGCTTCACTGAGTGCTTTTAAACAACCAAACATACAAACTCTGATCAGACTATTGGTTTGGCCGGTCGTCAATCAGAACCCTGAAGCCTAG
- the LOC122609943 gene encoding protein NLP7-like isoform X3, whose translation MSGGDLIAATSKSKLGDALKSKYKCYGEPDFTTRTNYLTSLQVFGNPDLEEQQKEDDDDEPQSTSFRRQIIKKKITNALMLMSFREPHVLVQFWSPIHVGKRCLLTTLDQPFGLGIVDEGLYQYRSKSEQRVLVVDEEHRDELAPPGRVYCQKLPEWSLDVHSLSTRQCVQDYAACSNIHGYISLPVFEPASGSCVGVLELITSSSYVDYAYEEENLKSPNVFEDTRLYTQVADERRQYELYEIFMALKMVCEDQKLPLAQTWALAGYSSIVATSGNLEKVCSSFNKRCIGKACMSTSGLPFYVRDLSMWGFHEACKERHLDKRQGVVGRSLSSHGLCFCGDVTNLSEDEYPLGPYARVNAVASSLAVYMKSLETDVEYVIELFLPPHSENEADLESVVKRLLKTVRQQIKNASRVQLGSMSSPQVIGGIPLHWNPESLSATEKGKSPTKSDDEQPLVENEHNDVDVPISKNQSEVAYVEHVEEDNLKFKPSHSAAAVTNKSVVPCLEVGTEILDDNAWKASKKFDNNADKPRKKRKRSEKTISREEISKHYGKTMEDAAVSLRVSRSTLKRICRSHGIPRWPYKNGPDKNDILPKQDQTVVAIHASEEAQIPLIGAFGEPLDRTDITIEHGKHSSTLVPHQQEQTGLLDHAALPDTTIREKYIDNIAVNATENVMIKATYRENTLKFSFNLSDGLVKLEELVATRFQLIVGSFSLKYVDEDGDMILIACDNDLMASLSAFKQPNIQTLIRLLVWPVVNQNPEA comes from the exons ATGAGTGGCGGCGATCTGATAGCAGCAACAAGCAAAAGCAAATTAGGGGATGCCTTAAAATCGAAATATAAATGTTACGGTGAACCTGATTTTACAACAAGAACCAACTATTTGACTTCCCTTCAGGTATTTGGGAACCCAGATCTTGAAGAACAACAAAAAGAAGATGACGACGATGAACCTCAATCCACCA GTTTCCGCCGGCAGATTATTAAGAAGAAAATCACAAATGCACTTATGCTAATGAGTTTTCGTGAGCCACATGTGCTTGTTCAGTTTTGGTCGCCTATTCATGTCGGTAAGCGGTGCTTGCTGACAACTTTGGATCAACCTTTTGGTCTTGGTATTGTTGATGAAGGGCTTTACCAGTATAGGTCGAAGTCCGAGCAGCGTGTGTTGGTTGTGGACGAGGAACACAGGGATGAACTAGCTCCCCCTGGTCGTGTTTATTGCCAAAAGTTGCCAGAATGGAGTTTGGACGTACATAGTTTGTCTACCAGACAATGTGTACAAGATTATGCTGCTTGCTCCAATATCCATGGATATATTAGTTTACCTGTATTTGAACCTGCCAGTGGTTCCTGTGTAGGTGTACTCGAACTTATAACATCATCAAGCTACGTTGATTATGCTTATGAG GAAGAGAATCTGAAGTCCCCAAACGTGTTTGAGGATACTAGATTATAT ACACAGGTTGCAGATGAAAGAAGACAATATGAACTGTATGAAATTTTTATGGCTTTGAAGATGGTTTGTGAGGATCAGAAGTTACCTCTAGCTCAGACATGGGCTTTGGCTGGATACAGCAGTATTGTGGCCACTTCTGGAAATCTAGAGAAGGTCTGTAGTAGTTTCAATAAAAGATGCATAGGGAAAGCCTGCATGTCAACATCTGGTCTACCATTCTATGTTCGGGACTTGAGCATGTGGGGATTCCATGAAGCCTGCAAAGAGAGACACTTGGACAAAAGGCAAGGAGTTGTTGGGAGGTCATTGTCATCTCATGGTTTATGTTTCTGTGGAGATGTAACGAATCTCAGTGAAGACGAATATCCTCTGGGTCCGTATGCGCGTGTGAATGCGGTAGCTAGTAGTTTAGCTGTCTATATGAAAAGTCTTGAAACGGATGTTGAATATGTTATCGAGTTATTTTTGCCACCGCATAGCGAAAACGAGGCAGATTTAGAAAGTGTGGTAAAAAGATTGCTGAAAACAGTGAGGCAGCAGATTAAGAATGCCTCTAGGGTGCAATTAGGTAGTATGTCATCCCCACAAGTCATTGGGGGAATTCCTCTTCATTGGAACCCCGAATCTTTATCGGCTACCGAAAAAGGTAAGTCACCAACAAAGTCGGATGATGAACAGCCGTTGGTGGAGAATGAACATAATGATGTTGATGTTCCGATTTCAAAGAATCAGAGTGAAGTTGCTTATGTAGAGCATGTGGAAGAGGATAATCTAAAATTTAAGCCGTCTCATTCTGCTGCTGCAGTAACAAACAAGAGTGTTGTTCCTTGTTTGGAGGTAGGGACTGAAATTCTTGATGATAATGCATGGAAAGCAAGTAAAAAGTTTGATAATAATGCTGATAAACCAAGGAAAAAAAGGAAGAGATCAGAGAAGACAATTAGTCGCGAGGAAATCAGCAAACATTACGGTAAGACAATGGAGGACGCTGCAGTTAGCCTTCGTG tTAGCAGATCCACTTTAAAGCGCATTTGCAGGAGTCATGGTATACCAAGGTGGCCATATAAGAACGGCCCTGATAAGAATGATATTCTTCCAAAGCAGGACCAAACAGTTGTAGCCATCCATGCATCCGAAGAAGCACAAATCCCGCTAATTGGTGCTTTTGGTGAACCATTAGATAGAACGGATATAACTATTGAACATGGTAAGCATAGTTCCACACTTGTACCCCATCAACAGGAACAAACAGGTCTGCTTGATCATGCTGCATTGCCTGACACAACCATCAGAGAGAAATATATCGATAATATAGCAGTCAATGCAACGGAAAATGTGATGATTAAGGCAACATACAGAGAGAATACTTTGAAGTTTTCATTCAACCTTTCTGATGGATTGGTAAAGTTGGAGGAGTTGGTTGCAACAAGGTTTCAGCTAATAGTTGGAAGCTTTAGCCTCAAATATGTAGACGAAGATGGTGACATGATATTGATTGCTTGTGATAATGACTTAATGGCTTCACTGAGTGCTTTTAAACAACCAAACATACAAACTCTGATCAGACTATTGGTTTGGCCGGTCGTCAATCAGAACCCTGAAGCCTAG
- the LOC122609943 gene encoding protein NLP7-like isoform X1 — MSGGDLIAATSKSKLGDALKSKYKCYGEPDFTTRTNYLTSLQVFGNPDLEEQQKEDDDDEPQSTSFRRQIIKKKITNALMLMSFREPHVLVQFWSPIHVGKRCLLTTLDQPFGLGIVDEGLYQYRSKSEQRVLVVDEEHRDELAPPGRVYCQKLPEWSLDVHSLSTRQCVQDYAACSNIHGYISLPVFEPASGSCVGVLELITSSSYVDYAYEVREVSRALKEENLKSPNVFEDTRLYTQVADERRQYELYEIFMALKMVCEDQKLPLAQTWALAGYSSIVATSGNLEKVCSSFNKRCIGKACMSTSGLPFYVRDLSMWGFHEACKERHLDKRQGVVGRSLSSHGLCFCGDVTNLSEDEYPLGPYARVNAVASSLAVYMKSLETDVEYVIELFLPPHSENEADLESVVKRLLKTVRQQIKNASRVQLGSMSSPQVIGGIPLHWNPESLSATEKGKSPTKSDDEQPLVENEHNDVDVPISKNQSEVAYVEHVEEDNLKFKPSHSAAAVTNKSVVPCLEVGTEILDDNAWKASKKFDNNADKPRKKRKRSEKTISREEISKHYGKTMEDAAVSLRVSRSTLKRICRSHGIPRWPYKNGPDKNDILPKQDQTVVAIHASEEAQIPLIGAFGEPLDRTDITIEHGKHSSTLVPHQQEQTGLLDHAALPDTTIREKYIDNIAVNATENVMIKATYRENTLKFSFNLSDGLVKLEELVATRFQLIVGSFSLKYVDEDGDMILIACDNDLMASLSAFKQPNIQTLIRLLVWPVVNQNPEA, encoded by the exons ATGAGTGGCGGCGATCTGATAGCAGCAACAAGCAAAAGCAAATTAGGGGATGCCTTAAAATCGAAATATAAATGTTACGGTGAACCTGATTTTACAACAAGAACCAACTATTTGACTTCCCTTCAGGTATTTGGGAACCCAGATCTTGAAGAACAACAAAAAGAAGATGACGACGATGAACCTCAATCCACCA GTTTCCGCCGGCAGATTATTAAGAAGAAAATCACAAATGCACTTATGCTAATGAGTTTTCGTGAGCCACATGTGCTTGTTCAGTTTTGGTCGCCTATTCATGTCGGTAAGCGGTGCTTGCTGACAACTTTGGATCAACCTTTTGGTCTTGGTATTGTTGATGAAGGGCTTTACCAGTATAGGTCGAAGTCCGAGCAGCGTGTGTTGGTTGTGGACGAGGAACACAGGGATGAACTAGCTCCCCCTGGTCGTGTTTATTGCCAAAAGTTGCCAGAATGGAGTTTGGACGTACATAGTTTGTCTACCAGACAATGTGTACAAGATTATGCTGCTTGCTCCAATATCCATGGATATATTAGTTTACCTGTATTTGAACCTGCCAGTGGTTCCTGTGTAGGTGTACTCGAACTTATAACATCATCAAGCTACGTTGATTATGCTTATGAGGTTAGAGAAGTTTCGAGAGCATTAAAG GAAGAGAATCTGAAGTCCCCAAACGTGTTTGAGGATACTAGATTATAT ACACAGGTTGCAGATGAAAGAAGACAATATGAACTGTATGAAATTTTTATGGCTTTGAAGATGGTTTGTGAGGATCAGAAGTTACCTCTAGCTCAGACATGGGCTTTGGCTGGATACAGCAGTATTGTGGCCACTTCTGGAAATCTAGAGAAGGTCTGTAGTAGTTTCAATAAAAGATGCATAGGGAAAGCCTGCATGTCAACATCTGGTCTACCATTCTATGTTCGGGACTTGAGCATGTGGGGATTCCATGAAGCCTGCAAAGAGAGACACTTGGACAAAAGGCAAGGAGTTGTTGGGAGGTCATTGTCATCTCATGGTTTATGTTTCTGTGGAGATGTAACGAATCTCAGTGAAGACGAATATCCTCTGGGTCCGTATGCGCGTGTGAATGCGGTAGCTAGTAGTTTAGCTGTCTATATGAAAAGTCTTGAAACGGATGTTGAATATGTTATCGAGTTATTTTTGCCACCGCATAGCGAAAACGAGGCAGATTTAGAAAGTGTGGTAAAAAGATTGCTGAAAACAGTGAGGCAGCAGATTAAGAATGCCTCTAGGGTGCAATTAGGTAGTATGTCATCCCCACAAGTCATTGGGGGAATTCCTCTTCATTGGAACCCCGAATCTTTATCGGCTACCGAAAAAGGTAAGTCACCAACAAAGTCGGATGATGAACAGCCGTTGGTGGAGAATGAACATAATGATGTTGATGTTCCGATTTCAAAGAATCAGAGTGAAGTTGCTTATGTAGAGCATGTGGAAGAGGATAATCTAAAATTTAAGCCGTCTCATTCTGCTGCTGCAGTAACAAACAAGAGTGTTGTTCCTTGTTTGGAGGTAGGGACTGAAATTCTTGATGATAATGCATGGAAAGCAAGTAAAAAGTTTGATAATAATGCTGATAAACCAAGGAAAAAAAGGAAGAGATCAGAGAAGACAATTAGTCGCGAGGAAATCAGCAAACATTACGGTAAGACAATGGAGGACGCTGCAGTTAGCCTTCGTG tTAGCAGATCCACTTTAAAGCGCATTTGCAGGAGTCATGGTATACCAAGGTGGCCATATAAGAACGGCCCTGATAAGAATGATATTCTTCCAAAGCAGGACCAAACAGTTGTAGCCATCCATGCATCCGAAGAAGCACAAATCCCGCTAATTGGTGCTTTTGGTGAACCATTAGATAGAACGGATATAACTATTGAACATGGTAAGCATAGTTCCACACTTGTACCCCATCAACAGGAACAAACAGGTCTGCTTGATCATGCTGCATTGCCTGACACAACCATCAGAGAGAAATATATCGATAATATAGCAGTCAATGCAACGGAAAATGTGATGATTAAGGCAACATACAGAGAGAATACTTTGAAGTTTTCATTCAACCTTTCTGATGGATTGGTAAAGTTGGAGGAGTTGGTTGCAACAAGGTTTCAGCTAATAGTTGGAAGCTTTAGCCTCAAATATGTAGACGAAGATGGTGACATGATATTGATTGCTTGTGATAATGACTTAATGGCTTCACTGAGTGCTTTTAAACAACCAAACATACAAACTCTGATCAGACTATTGGTTTGGCCGGTCGTCAATCAGAACCCTGAAGCCTAG
- the LOC122609943 gene encoding protein NLP7-like isoform X4, giving the protein MSGGDLIAATSKSKLGDALKSKYKCYGEPDFTTRTNYLTSLQVFGNPDLEEQQKEDDDDEPQSTSFRRQIIKKKITNALMLMSFREPHVLVQFWSPIHVGKRCLLTTLDQPFGLGIVDEGLYQYRSKSEQRVLVVDEEHRDELAPPGRVYCQKLPEWSLDVHSLSTRQCVQDYAACSNIHGYISLPVFEPASGSCVGVLELITSSSYVDYAYEEENLKSPNVFEDTRLYVADERRQYELYEIFMALKMVCEDQKLPLAQTWALAGYSSIVATSGNLEKVCSSFNKRCIGKACMSTSGLPFYVRDLSMWGFHEACKERHLDKRQGVVGRSLSSHGLCFCGDVTNLSEDEYPLGPYARVNAVASSLAVYMKSLETDVEYVIELFLPPHSENEADLESVVKRLLKTVRQQIKNASRVQLGSMSSPQVIGGIPLHWNPESLSATEKGKSPTKSDDEQPLVENEHNDVDVPISKNQSEVAYVEHVEEDNLKFKPSHSAAAVTNKSVVPCLEVGTEILDDNAWKASKKFDNNADKPRKKRKRSEKTISREEISKHYGKTMEDAAVSLRVSRSTLKRICRSHGIPRWPYKNGPDKNDILPKQDQTVVAIHASEEAQIPLIGAFGEPLDRTDITIEHGKHSSTLVPHQQEQTGLLDHAALPDTTIREKYIDNIAVNATENVMIKATYRENTLKFSFNLSDGLVKLEELVATRFQLIVGSFSLKYVDEDGDMILIACDNDLMASLSAFKQPNIQTLIRLLVWPVVNQNPEA; this is encoded by the exons ATGAGTGGCGGCGATCTGATAGCAGCAACAAGCAAAAGCAAATTAGGGGATGCCTTAAAATCGAAATATAAATGTTACGGTGAACCTGATTTTACAACAAGAACCAACTATTTGACTTCCCTTCAGGTATTTGGGAACCCAGATCTTGAAGAACAACAAAAAGAAGATGACGACGATGAACCTCAATCCACCA GTTTCCGCCGGCAGATTATTAAGAAGAAAATCACAAATGCACTTATGCTAATGAGTTTTCGTGAGCCACATGTGCTTGTTCAGTTTTGGTCGCCTATTCATGTCGGTAAGCGGTGCTTGCTGACAACTTTGGATCAACCTTTTGGTCTTGGTATTGTTGATGAAGGGCTTTACCAGTATAGGTCGAAGTCCGAGCAGCGTGTGTTGGTTGTGGACGAGGAACACAGGGATGAACTAGCTCCCCCTGGTCGTGTTTATTGCCAAAAGTTGCCAGAATGGAGTTTGGACGTACATAGTTTGTCTACCAGACAATGTGTACAAGATTATGCTGCTTGCTCCAATATCCATGGATATATTAGTTTACCTGTATTTGAACCTGCCAGTGGTTCCTGTGTAGGTGTACTCGAACTTATAACATCATCAAGCTACGTTGATTATGCTTATGAG GAAGAGAATCTGAAGTCCCCAAACGTGTTTGAGGATACTAGATTATAT GTTGCAGATGAAAGAAGACAATATGAACTGTATGAAATTTTTATGGCTTTGAAGATGGTTTGTGAGGATCAGAAGTTACCTCTAGCTCAGACATGGGCTTTGGCTGGATACAGCAGTATTGTGGCCACTTCTGGAAATCTAGAGAAGGTCTGTAGTAGTTTCAATAAAAGATGCATAGGGAAAGCCTGCATGTCAACATCTGGTCTACCATTCTATGTTCGGGACTTGAGCATGTGGGGATTCCATGAAGCCTGCAAAGAGAGACACTTGGACAAAAGGCAAGGAGTTGTTGGGAGGTCATTGTCATCTCATGGTTTATGTTTCTGTGGAGATGTAACGAATCTCAGTGAAGACGAATATCCTCTGGGTCCGTATGCGCGTGTGAATGCGGTAGCTAGTAGTTTAGCTGTCTATATGAAAAGTCTTGAAACGGATGTTGAATATGTTATCGAGTTATTTTTGCCACCGCATAGCGAAAACGAGGCAGATTTAGAAAGTGTGGTAAAAAGATTGCTGAAAACAGTGAGGCAGCAGATTAAGAATGCCTCTAGGGTGCAATTAGGTAGTATGTCATCCCCACAAGTCATTGGGGGAATTCCTCTTCATTGGAACCCCGAATCTTTATCGGCTACCGAAAAAGGTAAGTCACCAACAAAGTCGGATGATGAACAGCCGTTGGTGGAGAATGAACATAATGATGTTGATGTTCCGATTTCAAAGAATCAGAGTGAAGTTGCTTATGTAGAGCATGTGGAAGAGGATAATCTAAAATTTAAGCCGTCTCATTCTGCTGCTGCAGTAACAAACAAGAGTGTTGTTCCTTGTTTGGAGGTAGGGACTGAAATTCTTGATGATAATGCATGGAAAGCAAGTAAAAAGTTTGATAATAATGCTGATAAACCAAGGAAAAAAAGGAAGAGATCAGAGAAGACAATTAGTCGCGAGGAAATCAGCAAACATTACGGTAAGACAATGGAGGACGCTGCAGTTAGCCTTCGTG tTAGCAGATCCACTTTAAAGCGCATTTGCAGGAGTCATGGTATACCAAGGTGGCCATATAAGAACGGCCCTGATAAGAATGATATTCTTCCAAAGCAGGACCAAACAGTTGTAGCCATCCATGCATCCGAAGAAGCACAAATCCCGCTAATTGGTGCTTTTGGTGAACCATTAGATAGAACGGATATAACTATTGAACATGGTAAGCATAGTTCCACACTTGTACCCCATCAACAGGAACAAACAGGTCTGCTTGATCATGCTGCATTGCCTGACACAACCATCAGAGAGAAATATATCGATAATATAGCAGTCAATGCAACGGAAAATGTGATGATTAAGGCAACATACAGAGAGAATACTTTGAAGTTTTCATTCAACCTTTCTGATGGATTGGTAAAGTTGGAGGAGTTGGTTGCAACAAGGTTTCAGCTAATAGTTGGAAGCTTTAGCCTCAAATATGTAGACGAAGATGGTGACATGATATTGATTGCTTGTGATAATGACTTAATGGCTTCACTGAGTGCTTTTAAACAACCAAACATACAAACTCTGATCAGACTATTGGTTTGGCCGGTCGTCAATCAGAACCCTGAAGCCTAG